Below is a window of Ciceribacter thiooxidans DNA.
GATTGATTCGCACCGGATCTCGCCCGACCCGGATGCTCTAAGCACATCGGCCATGCCGACCTCCGCCCCTTGCAACAGCCTTCGGATGCCGAGCACGGTCGCATCCTTGTCGGGTGGATTTCCTGCGTCGTGATGCCCGCGCAAGGACGGGCGGACGCTACCGGTCGGACAGCTCCGGCTTGCGGGCAACGATATATGGGTTCTGCCTGTACTTGCCAAATATGCGCTCGTCAGCGATCTCGAAGCCAGCATTGAGAACGGCCTGCCGAAGCTGGGGAACGGTTAGCGATGTCGCCACGGGAAACTTCCCGACGGCACGGAGCAAGGTAAACAGGGCACGCAGCTTCAATCCCACATCGGCGAAGCACCAGGTCTTCGTGATCAGCAGACCACCAGGCTTCAGATTGGTGAAGATCCGATCCAGCGTGGCTGGCGGATCATCCACCAGGTGCAACAGGTTGAATGCACATATCGCATCGAATGGTCCGTCGTCGAAAGCATGTCGGGCGTCGGCGACGATAAAGTTCACGTTTTCGCCCCCGGGCTTGGCTCGGGCGATCTCGATCATTTCCGAAGAGAAGTCCGTCGCCGACCAGTGGGCGACGCCGTCTGACAGCCGGATTGCGGTTCCCCCAGTCCCACAGCCGAGCTCAAGAACCCGGTCCGAGGGTTTGAGACGCAATGCGACGTCGGCCAGCATAGCCTCGTATGCTGCAACATCCTTGATTGGCCGGGCCGCGTAACGCCCGGCAATCCCGTTCCAGAACTTCTGCTGCTTGGAGTTTGTCATTCTGCGCCTATCATCAGAGGGGGGAGGCTGCGATGCTGTTCTTGTACAGCACGTAGAATGCCACGACGATGATGAGCACGGCAAAGATGCGGTTGAGCAGGTTCCGTTTGGTCGCAAGGCGGGTGGCGAGCAACATGCCACCAAGGCCACCGATCACGCCGCCGCTGATGAACTGGGCCGCGACCGTCCAGTCGACGAGGCCCG
It encodes the following:
- a CDS encoding class I SAM-dependent methyltransferase, with translation MTNSKQQKFWNGIAGRYAARPIKDVAAYEAMLADVALRLKPSDRVLELGCGTGGTAIRLSDGVAHWSATDFSSEMIEIARAKPGGENVNFIVADARHAFDDGPFDAICAFNLLHLVDDPPATLDRIFTNLKPGGLLITKTWCFADVGLKLRALFTLLRAVGKFPVATSLTVPQLRQAVLNAGFEIADERIFGKYRQNPYIVARKPELSDR